One genomic segment of Ferrimonas sp. YFM includes these proteins:
- a CDS encoding ABC transporter ATP-binding protein: MTDSILKVEHVSLAFGGVKALTDVSFEVPRGSVFSIIGPNGAGKTSMLNCISGRYRPQKGAIHFDGREVTNLRPNDRADLGIGRTFQNLALFGHMTVLENIMVGRHHLMKNNWVTGPLYWFSPAEKEELAHRREVEQIIDFLDITHVRKSVAGTLSYGLRKRVELARAMALKPKLILLDEPMAGMNLEEKEDMARYILDLNEEFGITVVMIEHDMGVVMDISHEVMVLDFGKKLISGLPEQVMADEHVKRAYLGLEDGDEMQEAG, translated from the coding sequence ATGACAGATTCCATCCTCAAAGTCGAGCACGTCTCTCTCGCCTTCGGCGGAGTCAAGGCGCTGACCGACGTCAGTTTTGAAGTGCCCCGGGGATCGGTGTTTTCCATCATCGGCCCCAACGGTGCGGGCAAGACCTCCATGCTGAACTGCATCTCCGGTCGTTACCGTCCCCAGAAGGGCGCCATCCATTTTGACGGTCGTGAGGTAACCAACTTGCGACCCAACGATCGTGCCGATCTGGGCATAGGCCGTACCTTCCAGAATCTGGCCCTGTTTGGTCATATGACGGTGCTGGAGAACATCATGGTGGGTCGTCACCACCTGATGAAGAACAACTGGGTGACCGGCCCTCTCTACTGGTTCTCTCCGGCAGAGAAGGAGGAGCTGGCCCACCGCCGCGAAGTGGAACAGATCATCGACTTTCTCGACATCACCCATGTGCGTAAATCGGTGGCGGGCACCCTCTCCTACGGTTTGCGCAAGCGGGTGGAGCTGGCCCGGGCCATGGCCCTCAAACCCAAACTGATTCTTCTGGATGAACCCATGGCGGGGATGAACCTGGAAGAAAAGGAGGATATGGCCCGCTACATCCTCGACCTTAACGAGGAGTTTGGCATCACCGTGGTGATGATCGAGCACGACATGGGTGTGGTGATGGACATCTCCCACGAAGTGATGGTGCTGGACTTCGGTAAGAAGCTGATCAGCGGCCTTCCTGAGCAGGTGATGGCGGATGAGCACGTCAAACGCGCCTACCTGGGCCTGGAAGACGGTGACGAGATGCAGGAGGCAGGCTGA
- a CDS encoding DcaP family trimeric outer membrane transporter has product MMKHSVKLAVASSLLAFSGSALSGYEIELSENDKLIFGGYIKVDARYVDGDVAYKDFWTGSGTPLEESASQFRIFANETRFNTKYIHGDVTGFIEMDFFGTGGNQVISNSTSPRIRHAFVSYKGILAGQTWTTFMNTSAIPESADFAGALVGLSFVRQGMIRYSMGGLQVAVENPETFGGDTSNDSMPDVIGKYTFKGDWGNVNVSVLGRELNTIGGSSETAFGASIAGKINTFGKDDFRFQYHQGELGRYISGGAAMDVVGEEVEDTTAWLAAYRHYWTDTLRSTALYGWVETDITEVERSQWGVNLFQNLTKELAIGFEVGQFKMEEVDKDSFYGQFSMRYAL; this is encoded by the coding sequence ATGATGAAACACTCAGTCAAACTCGCGGTAGCAAGCTCTCTGCTGGCCTTTTCCGGCAGTGCTCTGTCCGGCTACGAGATTGAATTGTCAGAGAACGACAAGCTGATTTTCGGCGGTTATATCAAGGTGGATGCCCGTTATGTCGACGGGGATGTGGCCTATAAGGATTTCTGGACCGGCAGTGGTACTCCTCTGGAGGAGAGCGCGTCTCAGTTCCGTATCTTCGCCAATGAAACCCGCTTCAACACCAAGTACATCCACGGGGACGTCACCGGTTTCATCGAGATGGATTTCTTCGGTACCGGCGGCAACCAGGTTATCTCCAACTCCACCAGCCCCCGTATCCGTCACGCTTTCGTGAGCTACAAAGGTATCCTGGCCGGTCAGACCTGGACCACCTTCATGAACACCAGCGCCATTCCTGAGTCTGCAGACTTCGCCGGTGCCCTGGTGGGTCTCTCCTTTGTGCGTCAGGGGATGATTCGTTACTCCATGGGCGGCTTGCAGGTGGCGGTGGAAAACCCCGAGACCTTCGGTGGCGACACCTCCAACGACTCCATGCCGGACGTGATCGGTAAGTACACCTTCAAGGGTGACTGGGGTAACGTCAATGTCTCCGTATTGGGCCGCGAACTGAATACCATAGGTGGCAGCAGCGAAACCGCTTTTGGTGCGTCTATCGCCGGTAAGATCAACACCTTCGGTAAAGACGACTTCCGCTTCCAGTATCACCAGGGTGAGCTGGGCCGCTACATCTCCGGCGGCGCCGCCATGGACGTGGTGGGTGAAGAGGTGGAAGACACCACCGCCTGGCTGGCGGCCTATCGCCACTACTGGACCGACACCCTGCGCTCTACCGCGCTTTATGGTTGGGTAGAGACAGACATTACCGAGGTTGAGCGCAGCCAGTGGGGCGTCAACCTGTTCCAGAACCTCACCAAGGAGCTGGCCATCGGTTTCGAGGTGGGCCAGTTCAAGATGGAGGAGGTCGACAAAGACTCCTTCTATGGCCAGTTCTCCATGCGTTACGCCCTGTAA